GACTCTTGGTGAAGGTAAATAACCTTTGGCAAAGGTTGCAACTGTTAAGATAGACAACTCCCCACAAGATTGTAAACCATCCATGAAGTGGCGTATGCTCAACTATAAATAAGGGGGATGGTGTGAGCATTCAGGGTCATTCTATTATCTTTTCATACATTTCCTCGTGGGATTAGGATCAACATAGCTCTAATGCtacaaaaaaactgaaaattctGTACATTTTATATGTCATAAAGAATATAGAGGGGGCTTTTATATAAGGCTTACTGATCTAAGCCTGATAGTACAAGCAATAGAATGTAGTATAAGTGCAATACTGTACAGCATAGAATAGAGGCACTAATACATTGAACCTACTATACTAACTATAATGGGCTTAGGGCTGTTGGGCCTAGGATATACTCTCAACACtagtttagattttaaaaataactattttcAGATGCATATCTTATTACAAGTGCCATTTTCAATTCTCTGTACATTGTTTTCAGGTTTATGCAATTAGAAGAAGTAGGAAATATCAGAAGAGTGAAACTTATGTTCTAATGGAACGAGGACAGGAAGAGAGATTTGTTTCTGAGGAAGAGTTAAAGGCGAAGTTGAAAGATAGGCTGGAAAACTGGCCAGGCGAGGCCCTCCCTCCAGATCTTGCCAGATTCGAAAACATTGACGATGCTGTTTTGTTCCTAGTAAAGTCTGTTTGTGAACTTGAAATCGATGGAAATGTTGGTTCAATCCAATGGTATGAAGTTCGTTTGGATTGAGAAAATGTTAAATTTGCCTGTTCTAAAGATGATGGAACCATGCTACATATAATTTTGCTACAACTAAGAAATAGTTATAATATAGAGCAGCCATAAAATTCATTCTATGTAAGTTGGACATGTTGAGATAAAGGTTTGACTACAATTTACTAAAGTTTgcaaacaataaagaaaatattccTAGGGAACTTCATAGAGGCCAGCTTTACATCCTTAAAACCAAGTATTCACCCCACATTAAGTAAGCAAaaatagaatattaaaaaaatagtattcaAAACTTTCTCCAGTTTGGGTCCTACCGTCCTAGGGAAAGCAAAACTGAATTGCCAGTCTGGGTTATGTTTCTCAAGTTCTTAAAAGCTGGAATGAATTTAATGTTGCTTGTGGGCATTTTATGGAACTTTTATGCCTGCCTGTTGTACTAGTTGTCCTGCCTAGCAGGCTTTTCTCTTCtggtttgaataaaatttcttactCCATCATCGAAAGAAAATACAGAATTTAGAAAGGAGAATAGACATCCTTTTTAACTATGATTTTATTCAATGCCCGCGACTGAGCAATGCATTGTGAAGTGGGCTGTTGCCTAGACATGACTTAGAACTGTTTCATAAGAGTGTGTACTGCACCTTTAGCCTTCAGTATATAGGCTGTACTAAGGTTGCATTGTGTTCACCAATCTTAGGACTAGTCAAGACTCAATAGTACTCCTAGTTTTCTTCATTTGCATTCTTCAAAACAGGTACAAACCCACGTGTAATATGTTTGACTCGTTTCCCTGTCAATCATTTTCTTCAACAGAAGCATTTGCACATAGACTCTAAATAGTGAACAACTTCCTTATTACAAAACTGCAATCAAATTACATATGAAGCCTCAGAGAATTACAACATTACACGCATCTTACTCAAATGGAAAGCAATAGGGTTTCTGCACATACAATCCCATCAAATGTTCTTGAATTTGATGACATCGTTAGGATCAAGAAATCCATCTGATCTTGAAGCATTTATCCAACAGCTTtaaacttcttcacttttcAACGAGACCCGCATCCTGAACACGCAAGTCCTGGATCTAAAGCAATGACACAAACAACACaaataagaagaaaacaaatgggTCAATTATCTGAACCCCAAACTCCAAAGTTTGCTAAAAGAAAAGTTCCATAGTTCAATAACAACTTATATACCTTGGTTTGATTTACACTAGGTGGTAAAAGCATGCCACCTTTTCTGCTTCTGGCAAGAAGGCCTTTTGTAACTGGGGACATCATCGAATCAGTTGGGCTTCTATACCTGCCAAAgaaatacacacaaaaaaagttacaaattgCAATACTAAACATGAAGTGTATTGCTAGAACTGTAGGAAacactgaaaattaaaaagtgtaCCTTTCGGGGAACTTGAAAGCCTTGGGGACTTTAAGGCGTTCTGGGGTGCTGGGTTTGCGCAAATCATTGCCGGGATTTCGATTGTTTTCATCAGTTTGTTGAATCTGGGGTGGTGTTTTACAGTCGATAATGGTGTTTTCTGGTTGGATTGGGCTCTTGGGAAGCATAGTGAGCACGTTCTCCATTGAATTTACCTCTTGAAGAAAAGTACTAATTAATGTCAGACCTTCTTGGTGAGAGATAGGGATTAAGAAGTATAACCTCTgatcagagagagaaagagaagagagggagagagttttACATATACTGGAACTCTCAATTGTAATAAGCTTAAAGCGAAATTTAATGTATGAAGGAAATTTGAGTGGTAGAGATAACCGTTGATGGGGGTGGTGCTGTTTGGTTGGTTCAACGGTCGAATTTAGGCTTTGGATTTGTTTGAGGATTCAAAATAAAGTTGCCCGTTGAGGTTGCTGAGGGACAGAGTGAGAAAGTATATCCTGCTTCGGCCACCTCAGCATATGGCCCACCATgtaaaaatatgaatgaaaaataaaaatatggtaTGGGTAATTGGGTAAGATCCAGCAAAATTGGACCGAAGGAAAATATCAAATCCTTTTTCAGCTGTTTTCGGGTAACTCGTATGGCCCGCAATGGCGCAATCTgaccatttttttaaaggagaaaGTTTCTCTGCAAACTGAGTTGCAGAGAACTCTCTCCAAACCGTGAGGTGTCAAAAGGAGAAAATGACACCTGGCCCACtcactaaaattcaaattcaagtgAACTCCGTTAACTCAAACGTTTAGCACTCTCccgttatattttttttattaaaggcCAGGTGTCATTTTCTCCTTTTGACACCTCACAGTTTGGAGAGAGTTCCTGCAACTCAGTTTGCAGAGAAACTTTCtccttttttaaataatattttattatgattattatttttaaaattgatggGATTGT
This DNA window, taken from Quercus robur chromosome 2, dhQueRobu3.1, whole genome shotgun sequence, encodes the following:
- the LOC126714432 gene encoding protein CHLORORESPIRATORY REDUCTION 7, chloroplastic isoform X1, translating into MLKITGKLVSMEGALEKQLFINGVQNLSSSHAGKEARQHIRSPSIHTRPANVTAYWNSSVHPNLPKMSSNNRHALKVYAIRRSRKYQKSETYVLMERGQEERFVSEEELKAKLKDRLENWPGEALPPDLARFENIDDAVLFLVKSVCELEIDGNVGSIQWYEVRLD
- the LOC126714432 gene encoding protein CHLORORESPIRATORY REDUCTION 7, chloroplastic isoform X2, which codes for MLKITGKLVSMEGALEKQLFINGVQNLSCKEARQHIRSPSIHTRPANVTAYWNSSVHPNLPKMSSNNRHALKVYAIRRSRKYQKSETYVLMERGQEERFVSEEELKAKLKDRLENWPGEALPPDLARFENIDDAVLFLVKSVCELEIDGNVGSIQWYEVRLD
- the LOC126714433 gene encoding uncharacterized protein LOC126714433, translated to MENVLTMLPKSPIQPENTIIDCKTPPQIQQTDENNRNPGNDLRKPSTPERLKVPKAFKFPERYRSPTDSMMSPVTKGLLARSRKGGMLLPPSVNQTKIQDLRVQDAGLVEK